One segment of Panicum virgatum strain AP13 chromosome 1K, P.virgatum_v5, whole genome shotgun sequence DNA contains the following:
- the LOC120709067 gene encoding succinate--CoA ligase [ADP-forming] subunit beta, mitochondrial: MVRGSLGKLASRALSVAGRWQHQQLRRLNIHEYQGAELMGKYGINVPRGAAAGSVQEVKDTLKNVFPSEKEIVVKSQILAGGRGLGTFKSGLKGGVHIVKAEEAEGIASKMLGQILVTKQSGPEGKIVSKVYLCEKLSLTNEMYFAITLDRKTAGPLIIACSKGGTSIEDLAEKYPDMIIKVPIDVFKGITDEDADKVVDGLALKAADRQSSIEQIKKLYELFCKCDCTLLEINPLAETADNKLVAADAKLNFDDNAAFRQKEIFALRDTTQEDPREVAAAKADLNYIGLDGEIGCMVNGAGLAMATMDIIKLHGGTPANFLDVGGSASEGQVVEAFKILTSDDRVKAILVNIFGGIMKCDVIASGIVNAAKQVDLKVPVVVRLEGTNVDQGKRILKESGMTLITAEDLDDAAEKAVKASVK, encoded by the exons CATCCACGAGTACCAG GGCGCGGAGTTGATGGGGAAATACGGGATCAACGTGCCCAGGGGGGCGGCGGCTGGTTCCGTGCAGGAGGTCAAGGACACCTTGAAGAACGTATTTCCCAGCGAGAAAGAG ATAGTTGTTAAGAGTCAAATCCTTGCTGGAGGCCGCGGGCTGGGCACTTTCAAAAGTGGGCTGAAAGGTGGTGTTCATATTGTTAAGGCTGAGGAAGCTGAAGGAATTGCAA GTAAAATGCTAGGCCAGATTCTGGTCACGAAGCAATCTGGCCCAGAGGGAAAGATTGTGAGCAAG GTCTATTTGTGTGAGAAATTATCACTGACTAACGAGATGTACTTTGCCATCACCCTTGACAGGAAAACTGCTGGTCCG CTCATTATTGCTTGCAGCAAGGGAGGAACCAGTATTGAAGATCTCGCAGAGAAGTATCCTGACATGATTATTAAG GTTCCTATTGATGTATTCAAAGGAATCACAGATGAGGATGCAGATAAAGTTGTTGATGGCCTAGCGCTGAAGGCAGCAGACAGGCAGTCTTCTATAGAACAGATTAAGAAGCTCTATGAACTTTTCTGCAAGTGTGATTGCACACTGCTGGAG ATAAATCCTCTTGCGGAGACAGCTGACAACAAGCTTGTTGCTGCTGATGCAAAGTTGAACTTTGATGATAATGCTGCATTTAGACAGAAAGAAATATTTGCACTGCGTGATACAACACAAGAAGACCCCAGGGAG GTCGCTGCTGCCAAAGCAGATTTGAACTACATTGGTCTTGATGGAGAGATTGGTTGCATGGTGAATGGAGCAGGATTGGCCATGGCTACCATGGACATTATCAAGTTGCATGGTGGTACACCTGCCAATTTCCTTGATGTTGGTGGAAGTGCATCAGAGGGTCAG GTTGTGGAAGCATTTAAGATCCTGACTTCAGATGATAGAGTGAAGGCAATTCTAGTGAACATTTTTGGGGGCATCATGAAATGTGATGTGATAGCAAGTGGAATTGTAAATGCTGCTAAACAG GTTGACCTGAAGGTGCCTGTTGTTGTTCGTCTAGAAGGCACCAATGTGGACCAAGGAAAGAGGATTCTTAAG GAAAGTGGAATGACACTGATCACCGCAGAAGATCTTGATGATGCGGCAGAGAAGGCTGTAAAAGCATCCGTCAAATAA